One genomic window of Mucilaginibacter sp. SJ includes the following:
- the dusB gene encoding tRNA dihydrouridine synthase DusB: MSVQIGNIDLGEFPLLLAPMEDVSDPPFRYVCKQNGADMMYTEFISSEGLIRDAAKSRQKLDIFEYERPIGIQIFGSDIDHMREATEIATLAGPDLMDINYGCPVKQVACRGAGASLLQDIDKMVAMTKAVVEATHLPVTVKTRLGWDDNTKNVYEVAERLQDVGIKALTIHGRTRSQMYKGEADWSLIRDIKKNPRIKIPIFGNGDIDSPEKAAAWRMEYEVDGMMIGRAAIGYPWIFREVKHYFKTGEYLDKPTITERIAACSAHLHKSIEWKGPKTGIFEMRRHYSNYFKGIDHFKEFRMRLVTAADLESVNQILAEIEEKYAIEMA; this comes from the coding sequence ATGTCTGTACAAATAGGAAATATTGATTTAGGGGAGTTCCCGCTCTTGCTGGCGCCGATGGAGGATGTGAGTGATCCGCCCTTCCGTTATGTGTGTAAGCAAAACGGTGCGGATATGATGTATACAGAGTTCATATCAAGCGAGGGCCTGATCCGCGATGCGGCAAAAAGCAGGCAAAAGCTGGATATTTTTGAATACGAGCGGCCTATCGGCATCCAGATCTTCGGCAGTGATATTGACCACATGCGCGAAGCTACCGAAATAGCTACGCTGGCTGGTCCCGACCTGATGGATATTAACTATGGCTGCCCTGTAAAGCAGGTGGCCTGTCGTGGTGCCGGTGCAAGCCTTTTACAGGATATTGATAAAATGGTTGCCATGACCAAAGCGGTTGTTGAGGCCACACATTTACCGGTAACCGTAAAAACCCGCCTTGGTTGGGACGATAATACTAAAAATGTTTATGAGGTTGCCGAACGCCTGCAGGATGTGGGGATCAAAGCACTTACCATACACGGCCGTACCCGCTCGCAGATGTACAAAGGCGAAGCCGATTGGTCGTTGATCAGGGATATCAAAAAAAATCCGCGGATAAAAATCCCCATTTTCGGCAATGGCGACATCGATTCGCCCGAAAAGGCCGCCGCATGGCGGATGGAATATGAGGTTGACGGCATGATGATCGGTCGTGCGGCTATCGGTTATCCATGGATTTTTCGTGAAGTAAAACATTATTTTAAAACCGGCGAATACCTGGATAAGCCGACAATTACCGAGCGCATCGCGGCCTGCAGCGCCCATCTGCACAAATCAATAGAGTGGAAAGGGCCAAAAACAGGCATTTTTGAGATGCGCAGGCACTATTCTAACTATTTTAAGGGTATCGATCATTTTAAAGAGTTCAGGATGCGCCTGGTTACCGCCGCTGATCTTGAATCAGTTAACCAGATCCTGGCCGAGATCGAAGAAAAATATGCCATCGAAATGGCTTAA
- a CDS encoding DUF2007 domain-containing protein, with amino-acid sequence MEKNWVKIFTSTNFYQSEIVKQMLTGNHIDTVLLNKQDSSHRNFGEIEVYIHQEDFSKAIEIMILNQINI; translated from the coding sequence ATGGAAAAAAACTGGGTCAAAATTTTTACTTCAACTAATTTTTACCAATCAGAAATTGTTAAGCAAATGCTTACCGGGAATCATATTGATACCGTTTTGCTGAATAAACAGGATTCATCGCACCGCAACTTTGGCGAAATAGAAGTTTATATTCACCAGGAGGATTTTAGTAAGGCTATTGAGATCATGATCCTCAATCAAATTAATATATGA
- the rplS gene encoding 50S ribosomal protein L19 gives MDLVKFVEEQSVEKKQLPSFKAGDTVSVHYKIREGNKERVQVYQGVVIQRNSVGVSETFTVRKVSNGIGVERIFPVNSPNIDKIEVNSVGKVRRSKLYYLRALTGKAARIKSKRV, from the coding sequence ATGGATTTAGTAAAATTTGTTGAAGAGCAATCAGTAGAAAAAAAGCAGCTTCCATCCTTCAAAGCTGGTGATACTGTAAGTGTTCACTATAAAATCAGAGAAGGAAATAAAGAACGCGTTCAGGTTTACCAAGGTGTTGTTATTCAGCGTAACAGCGTTGGTGTAAGCGAAACTTTTACTGTGCGTAAAGTATCAAATGGCATTGGCGTTGAGCGTATCTTCCCTGTTAACTCTCCAAACATCGACAAAATCGAAGTTAACAGTGTTGGTAAAGTTCGTCGTTCTAAATTGTACTACCTGCGTGCCCTTACTGGTAAAGCAGCTCGTATCAAATCAAAACGCGTTTAA
- a CDS encoding 30S ribosomal protein S16 has protein sequence MATKIRLQRHGKKGKPFYYIVVADSRAPRDGRFIERLGSYNPNTNPATIDINFDKTLDWVNNGAQPTDTCRAILSYKGVLYKKHLQGGVKKGALTEEQLETKFAEWLDQKEGKITGKKTSLNVAKDEARKAALAAEAKKSEEKAAAIAAKNAPAAEEEAPAEDAAPEAEAESAE, from the coding sequence ATGGCAACTAAGATCAGACTACAAAGACACGGTAAAAAAGGCAAACCTTTTTATTATATCGTAGTAGCAGACTCACGCGCTCCACGTGATGGACGCTTCATTGAGCGTTTAGGTTCATACAACCCAAACACCAACCCAGCAACTATTGACATCAATTTCGACAAAACTTTAGATTGGGTTAACAACGGTGCCCAACCTACCGATACTTGTCGTGCTATCCTTTCATACAAAGGTGTGCTGTACAAAAAACACTTACAAGGCGGTGTTAAAAAAGGTGCTTTAACCGAAGAGCAACTTGAAACCAAATTTGCTGAATGGCTTGACCAGAAAGAAGGCAAAATCACCGGCAAAAAAACCAGCCTTAATGTTGCTAAAGACGAAGCCCGCAAAGCCGCTTTAGCTGCTGAAGCTAAAAAGAGCGAAGAAAAAGCTGCTGCTATTGCCGCTAAAAACGCTCCTGCTGCCGAAGAAGAAGCTCCTGCAGAAGATGCAGCACCAGAAGCTGAAGCTGAAAGCGCAGAATAA
- a CDS encoding YXWGXW repeat-containing protein, giving the protein MKKIASVFMVLLIVSAASVKTYAQISIGVSVNIAPPVLPTYTQPPCPVDGYLWTPGYWAYDQDGGYYWVPGVWVSPPRVGYLWTPGYWGFDGTVYVFHEGYWGRHIGFYGGVNYGYGYAGSGYVGGRWAGNSFQYNTAVVNVNKTIVHNTYINNTVINNHVTVNNNSFNGPGGVTAKPGPQERAAEKESHIQPTSDQVTHRQVAVKDPSQFAKNNNGHPATAAMNKVNGSRFTPEGSRAQPSSRANIGDAQAHNGASPSSADNSVKGHFPTRRANVAAVNNGGSTRPAAQHSNRAPRRQASAPREERPHRERQR; this is encoded by the coding sequence ATGAAAAAAATAGCAAGTGTATTTATGGTGCTTTTGATAGTGTCAGCAGCATCCGTTAAAACCTATGCACAAATCAGTATAGGTGTTTCTGTAAATATAGCGCCGCCCGTATTGCCAACCTATACCCAACCGCCCTGCCCTGTTGACGGGTATTTGTGGACACCCGGTTATTGGGCTTATGATCAGGACGGCGGATATTACTGGGTTCCGGGTGTGTGGGTGAGCCCGCCCAGGGTTGGTTATTTATGGACCCCAGGCTACTGGGGATTTGACGGAACGGTTTATGTTTTCCATGAAGGTTATTGGGGGAGACATATCGGGTTTTACGGAGGGGTTAATTATGGCTATGGTTACGCGGGCAGCGGCTATGTTGGCGGGCGCTGGGCCGGTAACTCATTTCAGTACAATACTGCCGTAGTTAATGTTAATAAAACAATTGTACATAACACCTACATCAATAATACCGTGATCAATAATCATGTCACTGTTAACAACAACAGCTTTAACGGACCGGGAGGTGTAACTGCTAAGCCGGGGCCACAGGAACGCGCAGCCGAAAAGGAAAGTCATATACAACCTACCTCTGATCAGGTTACCCACCGGCAGGTTGCGGTAAAAGACCCAAGCCAATTTGCAAAAAATAATAACGGGCATCCGGCAACCGCTGCGATGAACAAGGTCAACGGAAGCCGTTTTACCCCTGAAGGAAGCAGGGCGCAGCCATCATCAAGAGCAAATATCGGGGATGCCCAGGCACACAACGGTGCATCTCCTTCATCTGCTGATAATTCTGTTAAGGGCCACTTTCCCACCAGAAGGGCAAACGTCGCGGCAGTAAATAATGGTGGTAGTACAAGACCCGCTGCGCAGCATAGTAACAGAGCTCCCCGCAGGCAAGCTTCGGCTCCGCGCGAAGAAAGACCGCACAGGGAAAGGCAGCGATGA
- a CDS encoding VOC family protein: MAKQPTYGNGKICYIEIPATDISISSKFFQAVFGWHIRTDNHGFASFDDGVGEVSGMWVTGREPMGKAGLLISVMVDDAEATLNLVEANGGIVTQPIGKDFPEITAHFTDPAGNLWGIYQHRG; the protein is encoded by the coding sequence ATGGCAAAGCAACCCACCTACGGCAACGGTAAAATATGCTATATAGAGATTCCAGCTACTGATATCAGCATATCCTCAAAGTTTTTTCAGGCAGTTTTCGGCTGGCATATTCGCACCGACAATCATGGCTTTGCCTCGTTTGACGACGGTGTGGGCGAAGTAAGCGGCATGTGGGTAACCGGCCGTGAACCGATGGGTAAGGCAGGCTTGCTGATCTCTGTTATGGTTGATGATGCAGAAGCAACGCTCAATCTGGTAGAAGCGAATGGCGGTATCGTAACCCAACCGATAGGTAAAGATTTTCCGGAGATCACCGCGCATTTCACGGATCCCGCCGGGAATTTATGGGGGATCTATCAGCATAGAGGATAG
- a CDS encoding ArnT family glycosyltransferase has product MRFNVKQSPYFLFSPFLVYYVYRVLKFKYPVLYGDEPRYVGFASNLIHGFYSPPAPDINLWSGPGYPVVLMPCAALHLPIIWYPLLNALFFYLSVVFFYQALRYVVKEKLAMLFAIIWAFYINLYPFLPAIYTEVFTSFLIVSIVYSITLYYVKRKTRYLVLSGFLIGFLALTKIIFGYVILLCLIICLLLSIIKAIRISCINAVYIFAIALLTTVPYLSYTQHLTGKIFYWGNSGGMSLYWMSSPYDLEYGDWKAPYLSNSILPMPFKSTEGDSLLQANHAKEISFIMAHQGVEQDELFKKAAIRNIKSAPKKFVKNYFYNISRMLFDFPYSYTYQVTQTINNIITGSLLLWASVTCLVISVINRKKIIYPVKLTMLLFTVYFLLSGLASAYVRQLDVVVPILLFWIACTIDKLPKMSLKFKETAA; this is encoded by the coding sequence ATGCGTTTTAATGTAAAGCAAAGCCCCTATTTCCTGTTTTCACCGTTCCTTGTTTATTACGTTTATCGTGTATTAAAATTTAAATATCCCGTATTATATGGTGATGAGCCCAGGTACGTTGGTTTTGCATCCAACTTAATTCATGGTTTTTACTCGCCCCCCGCGCCTGATATCAATTTATGGAGTGGTCCGGGTTATCCTGTTGTACTCATGCCTTGCGCCGCGTTGCATTTGCCAATTATTTGGTATCCTTTATTAAACGCGCTTTTCTTTTACCTGTCGGTAGTGTTTTTTTATCAGGCCCTGCGTTATGTGGTTAAGGAGAAACTGGCGATGCTATTTGCTATTATATGGGCATTTTATATTAATCTTTACCCGTTTTTACCCGCTATTTATACTGAGGTTTTTACTTCATTTTTAATAGTAAGTATTGTATACAGCATCACCTTGTATTATGTGAAACGTAAAACAAGGTACCTTGTACTTTCAGGTTTTCTGATTGGTTTCCTGGCCTTAACCAAAATCATTTTCGGTTATGTAATATTGCTTTGTTTGATTATCTGTTTGCTGTTAAGTATCATAAAGGCGATAAGAATATCTTGTATTAATGCGGTATATATCTTCGCTATAGCCTTGCTTACCACGGTGCCCTATCTTTCCTATACCCAACACCTTACCGGAAAGATTTTTTACTGGGGAAATTCCGGAGGGATGAGTTTGTACTGGATGAGTTCGCCTTATGATTTGGAATATGGCGACTGGAAGGCTCCCTATCTGTCTAACTCAATACTCCCGATGCCGTTTAAATCAACCGAAGGCGATTCGCTGCTGCAAGCAAATCATGCCAAAGAGATATCTTTTATTATGGCGCATCAAGGTGTTGAGCAGGATGAACTTTTTAAAAAAGCGGCAATCAGGAATATTAAATCCGCACCTAAAAAATTTGTAAAAAATTACTTCTACAACATCTCGCGAATGCTTTTTGATTTTCCTTATTCATATACCTATCAGGTTACTCAAACAATAAACAACATTATTACAGGGTCTTTGCTTTTGTGGGCTTCCGTTACATGTTTAGTGATAAGTGTAATTAACCGGAAGAAGATCATCTATCCGGTTAAGCTAACCATGCTGCTTTTTACGGTTTATTTTTTGCTTAGCGGCCTTGCAAGTGCTTACGTGAGGCAATTGGATGTTGTAGTGCCGATACTGCTTTTTTGGATAGCCTGTACTATTGATAAACTTCCAAAAATGAGCCTTAAGTTTAAAGAAACGGCTGCTTAA
- the apaG gene encoding Co2+/Mg2+ efflux protein ApaG produces the protein MVTTITEGVKVSIETIYQPEYSNPANDHFMFAYKVSIENMTNYAIRLMSRHWYIFDSNGAKREVEGEGVVGLQPVIEPGHTHEYVSGCNLKTDMGNMKGEYHMIRMLDNANFNVQIPEFYLIAPYRLN, from the coding sequence ATGGTTACCACTATAACTGAGGGTGTTAAGGTTTCCATCGAAACCATATATCAGCCGGAGTATTCAAACCCGGCAAACGATCATTTTATGTTTGCCTACAAGGTAAGCATCGAAAACATGACCAACTACGCCATCAGGTTGATGAGCCGTCACTGGTATATATTTGATTCAAACGGAGCGAAGCGCGAAGTAGAAGGCGAAGGCGTTGTAGGCCTCCAGCCTGTTATTGAGCCGGGCCATACCCATGAATACGTATCAGGCTGTAACCTTAAAACCGACATGGGCAATATGAAAGGCGAATACCACATGATCCGCATGCTGGATAATGCAAATTTCAATGTACAAATTCCGGAGTTTTATTTGATAGCGCCGTACAGGTTGAATTGA
- the trmD gene encoding tRNA (guanosine(37)-N1)-methyltransferase TrmD, with protein sequence MRFDIVSVLPGLLESPFAHSILQRAQKKGISEIVVHNLRDYATNKQKSVDDYPYGGGSGMVMTIPPFAACIEKLKSERDYDEIIFMSPDGETLNQAIANQLSIKKNIIILCGHYKGIDQRIRDIYVTREISIGDYVLSGGELPAAVLVDAVVRLIPGVLSDETSALSDSFQDDLLDAPVYTRPADWNGHKVPEILLGGNTPEIEKWRHEQALERTKARRPDLLDKD encoded by the coding sequence ATGCGTTTCGATATCGTCTCTGTTTTACCCGGTTTGCTTGAAAGTCCTTTTGCACATTCTATTCTACAGCGTGCACAGAAAAAGGGAATTTCTGAAATTGTTGTTCATAACCTGCGGGACTATGCCACTAATAAGCAAAAAAGCGTGGATGATTACCCTTACGGAGGCGGCAGCGGCATGGTGATGACCATCCCTCCGTTTGCGGCTTGTATTGAGAAATTAAAATCAGAGCGTGATTATGACGAGATCATCTTCATGTCGCCCGATGGCGAAACCCTCAATCAGGCTATCGCTAACCAGCTTTCCATCAAAAAAAATATCATTATCCTTTGCGGTCATTACAAAGGTATCGATCAGCGGATCCGCGACATTTACGTTACCCGCGAGATCTCGATAGGCGATTATGTACTTTCGGGCGGCGAACTGCCCGCAGCCGTACTGGTTGATGCCGTAGTGAGGCTCATCCCCGGCGTATTAAGCGATGAAACATCCGCGCTGTCTGATTCGTTCCAGGACGACCTGCTGGATGCCCCTGTTTATACCCGCCCGGCCGACTGGAACGGGCACAAGGTCCCCGAGATCCTTTTAGGAGGCAACACACCCGAAATAGAAAAATGGCGCCACGAGCAGGCGTTAGAGCGTACAAAAGCACGACGGCCGGATCTTTTGGATAAAGATTAA
- a CDS encoding RNA polymerase sigma factor: MNPNHTEAQLIEQCRTNPAAFGQVFDRWYKPVFGYIMRRCGDYDLARDIAAETFLKAFLKIGSFKWRGIGLSPWLYRIATNELNQYYRSSKYKPESLQQLLENPQMEKLLHDHAGNEREIMEQELKAYNDYNQIRQNLRKLDIKYQEVISLRYFEQKTNTEISEILDKNEGTVKSLLSRGLEKLRNML, encoded by the coding sequence ATGAACCCTAACCACACCGAAGCCCAGCTTATTGAACAATGCCGAACTAACCCGGCTGCTTTCGGGCAGGTGTTCGATCGTTGGTATAAACCGGTATTCGGCTACATTATGCGTCGCTGTGGGGATTATGACCTGGCAAGGGATATCGCAGCCGAAACTTTCCTAAAAGCTTTTTTGAAGATAGGTTCATTTAAATGGAGGGGGATAGGCCTGTCGCCATGGCTTTACCGCATTGCCACCAATGAACTTAATCAATATTACCGCAGCAGTAAATACAAGCCGGAATCATTACAGCAACTGCTGGAAAACCCGCAGATGGAAAAGCTGCTGCATGACCATGCCGGCAACGAGCGCGAGATAATGGAGCAGGAGCTGAAAGCTTACAATGATTACAACCAGATCCGTCAAAACCTGCGTAAGCTTGATATTAAATACCAGGAGGTTATTTCCTTAAGATATTTTGAACAGAAAACAAATACCGAGATCAGCGAGATCCTGGATAAAAATGAAGGCACGGTAAAATCGTTGCTTTCGCGCGGGCTGGAGAAATTAAGAAACATGCTTTAA
- a CDS encoding VOC family protein, which yields MATKPTFAPQLAIPHGITDISFYIKALGAVELRRFSNDDGSIHVSELSIDGTIFHLHEETERTAVLCPDTAKATSVTIGLFVDDVHAVMEAAKQAGAKIASEVTDWDYGYRQGDFIDPFGHRWMIEKVI from the coding sequence ATGGCAACAAAACCAACTTTTGCGCCGCAGTTAGCCATTCCGCATGGTATAACCGATATCAGCTTTTACATTAAAGCATTAGGTGCAGTTGAACTCAGGCGTTTCAGTAATGATGACGGCAGCATCCATGTATCCGAACTATCGATAGATGGTACCATCTTCCACCTGCACGAAGAAACCGAACGAACGGCTGTACTTTGCCCCGATACCGCAAAGGCTACCAGTGTTACCATCGGTCTTTTTGTTGATGACGTACATGCGGTGATGGAAGCTGCGAAACAAGCCGGTGCAAAGATAGCTTCTGAAGTAACGGACTGGGACTATGGTTACCGCCAGGGTGACTTTATTGACCCTTTCGGGCATCGGTGGATGATTGAGAAGGTAATTTGA
- a CDS encoding zinc metallopeptidase codes for MNHISLIMGYIAPNSAWFLMIIVALVSFIVQWRFRSKFKQYSEIGLMSGLSGQEVAVKMLRAHGIFDVQVICVEGQLTDHYNPETKTVNLSTDVFYSRSIAAAAVAAHECGHAVQHAEAYGWLSFRSAMVPVINVASTITQWTLFIGIMLLFFSGSPYVLAVGVVALALVTFFSFITLPVEFDASRRALAWLDNNYAVVQTGQEHEMAKDALWWAAMTYVVAALSALATLVYYASFLFNRRN; via the coding sequence ATGAATCACATATCATTAATTATGGGATACATCGCGCCAAACTCGGCCTGGTTCCTGATGATTATTGTTGCCCTGGTAAGCTTTATTGTACAATGGCGGTTCAGGAGTAAATTTAAGCAGTATTCGGAAATTGGTTTAATGTCCGGTCTATCGGGCCAGGAAGTGGCCGTGAAGATGCTGCGTGCCCACGGCATATTTGATGTACAGGTTATTTGTGTAGAGGGGCAGCTTACTGATCATTATAATCCCGAAACAAAAACAGTGAACCTGAGTACCGATGTTTTTTACAGCCGCAGCATTGCCGCTGCCGCTGTCGCCGCACATGAATGCGGCCACGCCGTACAACACGCCGAAGCTTACGGCTGGTTAAGTTTCAGATCGGCTATGGTGCCCGTTATCAACGTGGCATCAACTATTACCCAGTGGACTTTGTTCATCGGCATTATGCTGTTATTCTTTTCAGGCAGCCCTTATGTTTTGGCAGTTGGTGTTGTCGCGCTTGCACTGGTTACATTTTTTAGCTTTATAACCCTGCCGGTTGAGTTTGATGCAAGTCGCCGGGCGCTGGCGTGGTTGGATAACAATTATGCTGTGGTACAAACCGGACAAGAACATGAAATGGCGAAAGATGCCCTTTGGTGGGCTGCCATGACCTATGTAGTTGCCGCGTTGAGCGCTTTGGCTACGCTGGTTTATTATGCTTCGTTTTTGTTTAACAGGAGGAATTAA
- a CDS encoding helix-turn-helix transcriptional regulator, with protein MRNNIRVERAIKNITQAELAELIGVSRQTINTIESNRYVPSTVLALKIARVFGKPVEDIFSLDDED; from the coding sequence ATGAGAAATAACATCAGGGTTGAGCGGGCCATTAAAAACATAACCCAGGCCGAGCTTGCAGAGCTTATCGGGGTGTCGCGGCAAACCATCAATACCATCGAAAGCAACAGGTACGTGCCATCTACCGTGCTGGCCCTAAAAATAGCCCGCGTATTTGGCAAACCTGTTGAGGATATTTTTTCGTTAGACGACGAGGATTAA
- a CDS encoding phosphatidate cytidylyltransferase, with protein sequence MKQRAITGLFFIIVMIGSNLLGPYVFSVFYLLLSLFCLLEFYKLVKQGGMQPERFTGALAGVIMFFFFAANCYFPAYKYIILLPILLSFIPIGELYKKSTAPFTNIGFTYLGLLMAVVPFMFFHAMAFTRGDGVFNFHVPLGFLIMLWSNDTGAYLVGSKFGRNKLFERHSPKKSWEGFIGGILICAFAAYILSRFYVEYNCFDWIIMSLIISNFGTMGDLVESMFKRSLNVKDSGGILPGHGGLLDRFDGLLMAAPIVYAYLYLISN encoded by the coding sequence ATGAAACAACGTGCCATCACTGGCTTATTTTTTATTATCGTAATGATTGGGTCCAATTTACTGGGCCCTTATGTATTTAGTGTTTTTTACCTGTTATTGAGCCTGTTTTGCCTGCTGGAGTTTTACAAGCTGGTTAAACAGGGCGGTATGCAGCCCGAGCGTTTTACCGGTGCCCTTGCCGGCGTAATCATGTTCTTCTTTTTTGCGGCCAACTGCTATTTTCCGGCGTATAAATACATTATACTGCTGCCCATACTGCTTAGCTTTATTCCGATAGGCGAGTTATACAAAAAATCGACAGCGCCATTTACTAATATAGGTTTCACTTATTTGGGTTTGCTGATGGCTGTTGTGCCGTTCATGTTTTTCCATGCCATGGCTTTTACGCGGGGCGATGGGGTATTCAACTTTCACGTGCCGCTTGGCTTTTTAATTATGCTGTGGAGCAATGATACCGGGGCTTATCTGGTGGGCAGCAAATTTGGCCGTAACAAGTTATTCGAAAGGCATTCGCCCAAAAAATCATGGGAAGGCTTTATCGGCGGCATCCTGATCTGCGCTTTTGCGGCATATATTTTGAGCCGTTTTTATGTGGAGTATAACTGTTTTGATTGGATCATCATGTCACTTATCATCTCAAACTTTGGTACCATGGGCGATCTGGTTGAATCCATGTTCAAGCGCAGCCTTAACGTAAAAGACTCAGGAGGCATATTGCCGGGCCATGGCGGCCTGCTCGACAGGTTTGACGGCTTGCTAATGGCCGCGCCAATTGTATATGCATACCTGTACTTAATTTCAAATTAG
- the rimM gene encoding ribosome maturation factor RimM (Essential for efficient processing of 16S rRNA) → MKTEEHFRIGSVLKTKGLKGELQIYVDFDGIEAIKFNVVFIDIAGKMIPYFVSSIKYLQKNNAYLNLEDVNTIEKASTLVKRDIYLPGKLKPKKKKSEFTLNDVEGFIAIDETHGELGEILSVQEYPQQLIATVQYKNKEVLFPLNLEIIKGIDVEGGEIYIHLPEGLLDIYLES, encoded by the coding sequence ATGAAAACCGAAGAGCATTTCAGGATAGGCAGCGTACTAAAAACCAAAGGCTTAAAAGGCGAATTACAGATCTATGTTGATTTTGATGGCATTGAAGCCATTAAATTTAATGTGGTGTTTATTGATATTGCAGGGAAAATGATCCCTTATTTTGTATCATCCATTAAATACCTGCAAAAAAACAACGCTTACCTTAACCTGGAAGATGTGAACACCATCGAAAAAGCATCCACCCTGGTAAAGCGGGATATCTACCTGCCAGGTAAGCTAAAACCTAAAAAGAAAAAGAGCGAATTTACCCTGAATGACGTGGAAGGCTTTATCGCTATAGATGAAACCCACGGTGAACTGGGCGAAATATTATCGGTGCAGGAATATCCGCAGCAATTGATAGCCACAGTTCAGTACAAAAATAAGGAAGTACTTTTCCCGCTTAACTTGGAGATCATTAAAGGAATTGATGTTGAAGGCGGTGAGATTTACATCCACCTGCCCGAAGGCTTGCTGGATATTTACCTGGAAAGCTAA
- a CDS encoding CPBP family intramembrane glutamic endopeptidase produces MIKASYQSPQPQGSQITPFLQFIILIALTIGMLIVCGLVAAGIIGVIFGSQTLTDTFTFNTRNPHVGAALWTLQIISTTLPLYLAPVIFARFIVKEPVDYLKVTPKFPPVLLLLILSIMICSSPVMEVLVNFNQKLALPAPLKSLEDALRAMEAQAQKATEAMLQMKTVSDMLFAVLVVGLLTAIAEEFLFRGCLQTIMIRWTRNPHAAIWITAILFSAFHMEFFTFLPRVALGVFFGYFVMWSGSIWTSVWAHFLNNATQVVVLYLYSQKRITLDPNDQHVFNYQSYALSVIIILILLFMYRNTAKGKSPLLS; encoded by the coding sequence ATGATAAAAGCCTCATACCAAAGCCCTCAGCCACAGGGAAGTCAAATAACACCGTTTTTACAATTTATAATACTAATTGCGCTAACTATAGGAATGCTAATTGTGTGCGGCTTAGTAGCTGCCGGAATTATTGGGGTGATATTTGGGTCACAAACACTTACCGATACTTTTACTTTTAATACACGGAACCCGCATGTTGGCGCTGCTTTATGGACACTGCAAATCATCAGCACTACGCTGCCTTTGTATCTTGCCCCTGTAATTTTTGCGCGCTTTATAGTAAAGGAGCCTGTAGATTATTTGAAGGTTACCCCCAAATTTCCGCCGGTGCTGTTACTGCTCATTTTGTCGATCATGATCTGCTCATCCCCGGTTATGGAAGTGCTGGTAAATTTTAACCAGAAACTGGCTCTGCCTGCACCATTAAAAAGCCTGGAAGATGCGTTACGTGCCATGGAGGCACAAGCCCAGAAGGCTACGGAAGCGATGCTGCAAATGAAGACTGTATCAGACATGCTTTTTGCAGTTTTAGTGGTTGGGTTATTAACTGCCATTGCCGAAGAGTTTTTATTCAGGGGATGTTTGCAAACCATCATGATCCGGTGGACACGAAATCCGCATGCGGCTATCTGGATTACCGCAATCCTTTTCAGTGCTTTCCATATGGAGTTTTTTACCTTTTTACCGCGTGTGGCGCTGGGCGTTTTTTTTGGCTATTTTGTAATGTGGAGCGGCAGCATCTGGACAAGCGTTTGGGCACATTTTTTAAACAATGCTACCCAGGTGGTGGTCCTGTACCTGTATTCGCAAAAACGCATCACCCTTGATCCTAACGATCAGCACGTATTTAATTATCAGAGCTATGCGTTAAGCGTGATAATTATTTTAATTTTGCTTTTTATGTACAGAAATACTGCTAAAGGAAAAAGCCCGCTGTTGAGTTAA